A genome region from Nicotiana tabacum cultivar K326 chromosome 13, ASM71507v2, whole genome shotgun sequence includes the following:
- the LOC107802287 gene encoding uncharacterized protein LOC107802287: MGPANHWRPSHCYLQELYGNEHGDDIIKGFFTNIDDLGMTAKSSHNSPNGSKDHVMGGASSMELIPRRKPYSSSSSHRKLIQLAVTSKVMAATTEVMHPKSFRPSSWPLQPGASRNEPHGTICCAKPTFVFVMWHGLCEWIKEFSVDSTDSFIKLEKSISLTLTEIRRGNIIDISTLEVLVEALFRTYVEYGALRSSKMSKELHQESLSNAQQCLDDTKLEYGKANESAKKLQVALANVETQLASLTSKKKKIIMFPDKHQEKLSKSQKEITVTEGEIYTIEVNIPLSDDEAEKLSLLKVAVKMSLQQFLSFKPFPLALDFSFFSLRILALHRLCRSLKCIYLY; this comes from the coding sequence ATGGGACCTGCGAACCATTGGAGGCCTTCCCATTGCTATCTTCAGGAATTATATGGTAATGAACATGGAGATGACATTATTAAGGGTTTCTTTACAAATATTGATGATCTTGGTATGACCGCAAAGAGCTCCCACAACTCGCCTAATGGTTCTAAGGATCATGTTATGGGTGGAGCCTCTTCGATGGAGCTAATTCCACGTAGAAAgccatattcttcttcttcaagtcaTAGAAAACTTATCCAACTAGCTGTAACGAGTAAAGTTATGGCTGCTACAACTGAAGTCATGCACCCAAAATCGTTCAGGCCTTCCTCATGGCCGTTGCAGCCTGGTGCTTCAAGGAATGAGCCGCATGGGACTATTTGTTGTGCCAAACCAACTTTTGTTTTTGTGATGTGGCATGGATTGTGCGAGTGGATCAAAGAATTCTCTGTAGATTCCACGGACAGCTTTATAAAGTTGGAAAAAAGTATCAGTTTGACTCTTACGGAAATACGAAGAGGGAATATCATTGATATTTCtactttggaggttcttgttGAAGCTTTATTTAGGACTTATGTAGAGTATGGTGCTTTAAGATCGTCCAAGATGAGTAAAGAATTACACCAAGAGTCACTTTCTAATGCACAACAATGCCTCGATGATACGAAGCTGGAATATGGGAAGGCAAATGAGTCCGCTAAAAAACTTCAAGTGGCTCTTGCGAATGTCGAGACACAATTAGCATCCCTGACCTCTAAAAAGAAGAAGATCATCATGTTCCCGGATAAACATCAAGAGAAGCTGTCCAAAAGTCAAAAGGAAATCACCGTTACCGAGGGCGAGATTTATACCATTGAGGTGAATATCCCGTTATCGGATGATGAAGCAGAGAAATTGTCCCTCCTGAAAGTTGCAGTTAAAATGAGTCTCCAGCAATTCCTTAGCTTCAAACCTTTTCCATTAGCTttagatttttcatttttttcacttAGGATATTGGCGTTACATAGACTATGCAGAAGTCTGAAGTGTATTTACTTGTATTAG